In Flavobacterium sp. WV_118_3, one DNA window encodes the following:
- a CDS encoding POTRA domain-containing protein, producing MRQSSAIKKENVDLEKPANKLNNLQMLQKGIQLLFAIIILGNISKLNAQEQPHTGPETGRQYILADVDVTGKISYNQQTVVTFSGLEKGQMISVPGEEISNAIKKLWKLGLFNDINVYFNKIQGDSIFLELNIHELPKLQDVKFTGVKKGKSEEFIKDNDLKKGKVVNENLITTTRNYIENKYKKDGFFNTKVTINTIATDSTEHNVNMVILVDKGKKVKVSDIEITGNQMMSASKIKKAMSNTKVRNPFNPMRLFKTSKYIKDKYKEDLVSIVEKYKEKGYRDARITSDTVTYNKQDNTVAIKLNVEEGKRYYFGDIRFLGNTVYTDRELRRLLGINRGDVYNGKVLQERIANKKSPDAEDITNLYQNNGYLFSNINPVEVRTANDTIDFEIRIVEGPIAYFNNVTVKGNDKTNDYVIYRELRTRPGQKWNKQDVIRTIRDLGALQFFDAEAIRPEVKNADPSSGSVDVEWSVVEKGSSQVELQGGYGGGGFIGTLGLSFNNFSIKNIFNKSAYRPLPMGDGQKMSLRLQGSSYFQTYSISFQEPWLGGKKPVSFSTSISHSKQFLYNYQTRDVTRNQSFNITTLSVGLAKRLTIPDDYFQLSHVVSFQYYDLNNYNTGLFTFGNGSSKNLTYTIGLTRNSKGFNPIFPTYGSEFSISGKFTLPYSLFNGVDYGDLGNQEAYKLKNNGAGYLNSNNIFVPSGSYIDSNGNPVTDFHNAAADQSLVDQKKFNWLEYYKVKFKADWYTTIYNKLVLRSLGEFGFLGAYNQSRGLVPFERFYLGGDGLANFSMDGREVIQLRGYPNQSLTPIIQEGSQKGQQSGGTIYNKFSLELRYPITMNPSASIYGLTFLEAGASFDSFKSYNPFDLKRSAGFGLRVFMPAFGLLGIDFGYGFDALPGQTQKNGWETHFIIGQQF from the coding sequence ATGAGGCAATCATCAGCTATCAAAAAAGAGAACGTAGATTTGGAAAAACCAGCGAACAAATTAAATAATTTACAAATGCTTCAAAAAGGAATACAACTACTTTTTGCTATTATAATTTTAGGAAACATTTCCAAATTAAATGCTCAGGAACAACCGCATACCGGACCTGAAACGGGTCGACAATACATATTAGCAGATGTAGATGTTACGGGAAAAATAAGTTATAACCAGCAAACGGTTGTAACCTTTTCCGGTTTGGAAAAAGGACAAATGATTAGTGTTCCCGGAGAGGAAATCAGTAATGCCATCAAAAAACTTTGGAAGCTTGGACTTTTCAACGACATCAACGTTTATTTCAATAAAATCCAGGGCGATAGTATTTTCCTGGAATTAAATATCCATGAATTACCGAAATTACAGGATGTAAAATTCACCGGTGTTAAAAAAGGAAAGAGCGAAGAGTTTATCAAAGACAACGACCTTAAAAAAGGAAAGGTTGTCAATGAAAATTTAATTACCACAACGCGTAATTACATTGAAAACAAATATAAAAAAGACGGTTTTTTCAACACGAAAGTAACCATCAATACCATTGCTACCGATTCGACCGAACACAATGTGAATATGGTTATCCTGGTTGACAAAGGCAAGAAGGTAAAAGTTTCAGACATCGAAATTACCGGAAACCAAATGATGTCGGCTTCCAAAATCAAAAAAGCGATGAGCAACACCAAAGTGCGTAATCCTTTTAACCCGATGCGTCTTTTCAAGACTTCAAAATACATCAAAGACAAATACAAGGAAGACTTGGTTTCCATTGTTGAAAAATATAAAGAAAAAGGGTACCGCGATGCCCGTATCACCTCCGATACGGTTACCTATAACAAACAAGACAATACCGTAGCGATCAAATTAAACGTTGAAGAAGGAAAACGTTACTATTTTGGCGACATCCGTTTCCTTGGAAATACGGTTTATACCGATCGTGAATTACGACGACTTCTGGGTATTAACCGAGGTGATGTTTATAACGGAAAAGTATTACAGGAGCGTATTGCCAACAAAAAAAGTCCGGATGCGGAAGATATCACCAACCTATATCAGAACAACGGTTATCTGTTTTCGAACATTAACCCGGTTGAGGTCCGTACGGCCAACGACACTATCGATTTCGAGATCCGAATTGTAGAAGGTCCGATTGCCTACTTCAACAATGTAACGGTTAAAGGAAATGACAAAACGAACGATTATGTAATTTATCGTGAATTACGTACCCGTCCGGGACAGAAATGGAACAAACAGGACGTAATCCGTACCATTCGTGACCTGGGAGCGTTACAGTTTTTCGATGCGGAAGCCATCCGTCCGGAAGTAAAAAATGCCGATCCTTCTTCAGGAAGTGTAGACGTAGAATGGAGCGTAGTAGAAAAAGGATCCAGCCAGGTAGAGTTACAAGGTGGTTACGGTGGTGGTGGATTCATCGGAACGTTAGGATTATCGTTTAACAACTTCTCGATCAAAAACATTTTTAACAAAAGTGCTTACCGCCCGTTACCAATGGGAGACGGACAAAAAATGTCGTTACGTCTTCAGGGAAGTAGCTATTTCCAAACCTATAGTATTTCCTTCCAGGAACCATGGTTAGGTGGTAAAAAACCGGTAAGTTTCTCGACATCGATTTCACACAGTAAACAATTCTTATACAACTACCAGACCCGGGATGTAACACGAAACCAAAGTTTCAACATTACAACATTATCGGTAGGATTAGCGAAACGTCTTACAATCCCGGATGATTATTTCCAATTATCCCACGTAGTGAGTTTCCAGTATTACGATTTGAACAACTACAACACCGGGTTATTTACCTTTGGTAACGGTTCGTCTAAAAACCTTACCTATACGATTGGTCTAACCCGTAACAGTAAAGGTTTTAATCCAATTTTCCCAACTTATGGTTCAGAATTTAGTATTTCTGGAAAATTTACCTTACCTTACTCGTTATTTAACGGGGTGGATTACGGTGATTTAGGAAATCAGGAAGCCTATAAATTGAAAAATAACGGTGCCGGATATCTGAATTCAAACAATATTTTTGTACCATCCGGATCGTATATCGATTCCAATGGAAATCCGGTAACGGATTTCCACAATGCGGCAGCCGATCAATCCTTAGTGGATCAAAAGAAATTTAACTGGCTGGAATATTACAAAGTTAAATTCAAAGCCGATTGGTATACAACCATTTATAATAAATTAGTATTGCGTTCGTTAGGAGAGTTTGGATTCTTAGGAGCCTACAACCAGTCCAGAGGATTAGTACCGTTTGAGCGCTTCTATTTAGGCGGTGACGGATTAGCGAACTTCTCTATGGATGGTCGGGAGGTGATTCAGTTACGAGGATATCCGAATCAATCGTTAACACCAATCATCCAGGAAGGATCTCAAAAAGGACAACAATCCGGAGGAACCATTTACAACAAGTTCTCATTAGAGTTGCGTTACCCGATTACCATGAATCCATCGGCATCGATCTACGGATTGACATTCTTAGAAGCAGGAGCCTCATTCGATTCATTCAAATCCTACAATCCATTTGATCTGAAACGTTCAGCCGGATTTGGATTACGGGTATTTATGCCAGCCTTTGGATTACTGGGAATTGATTTTGGATACGGATTCGACGCCTTACCAGGACAAACTCAGAAAAATGGATGGGAGACGCACTTTATCATTGGACAACAGTTTTAA
- a CDS encoding isoprenyl transferase, translating to MDLENTINKENLPRHLAIIMDGNGRWAKQKGMLRAFGHENGTKSVRTTVECCAKLGISFLTLYAFSTENWNRPKVEVETLMKLLVKSLKSELPTLQKNSIRLNCIGSIQHLPDSVRKELMEVIEKTQTNSRMTLTLALSYGSREEIISAVKNISDKVKNNIISSAHIDESIINQHLYTHNLPDVDLVIRTSGEHRISNFLLWQIAYAEFYFTDVLWPDFREKDLYEAIISYQKRERRFGKTSEQIK from the coding sequence ATGGATTTAGAAAATACAATTAATAAAGAGAACCTTCCCAGACACCTGGCCATCATTATGGATGGTAATGGTCGTTGGGCAAAACAGAAAGGGATGCTCCGTGCGTTTGGCCATGAAAACGGAACCAAATCGGTACGGACAACTGTAGAATGTTGTGCCAAACTCGGGATTTCATTTCTTACCCTTTACGCTTTTTCGACCGAAAACTGGAACCGCCCAAAGGTTGAGGTGGAAACCCTGATGAAACTTTTGGTCAAATCCCTGAAAAGCGAACTTCCGACTTTACAGAAAAACAGCATCCGTCTAAATTGTATCGGTTCGATACAGCATTTACCGGATTCGGTTCGAAAAGAACTGATGGAAGTTATTGAAAAGACACAAACCAACTCCCGAATGACGTTAACACTGGCACTGAGCTACGGTTCCCGTGAAGAAATCATTTCAGCTGTAAAAAACATCAGCGATAAAGTTAAAAATAATATAATTTCATCAGCCCATATTGATGAATCAATTATAAATCAGCATCTTTACACGCATAATTTACCCGACGTCGACCTGGTTATCAGAACAAGCGGCGAACACCGTATCAGCAACTTTTTATTATGGCAAATTGCTTATGCAGAGTTCTACTTTACTGACGTACTATGGCCTGATTTTAGAGAAAAAGATTTATATGAGGCAATCATCAGCTATCAAAAAAGAGAACGTAGATTTGGAAAAACCAGCGAACAAATTAAATAA
- a CDS encoding DUF6089 family protein, with amino-acid sequence MSRILIAFLLIFTYTNSHAQINELGIFLGGSNYVGDVGPTSYIAPKDFSFGILYKWNRSKRHSYRISYTQGKISASDADSKVSGRKDRGYSFENSVKELSLALEFNFFDFDLHDSGPITTPYITTGVSLFRYDELYVLNGTTRTDDSRNAFGIPIIAGIKTRLTDSFILGFEVGARYTFTDNLDGSNPKNDQFKRLQFGNLNSNDWYVFSGITLTYTFGQNPCFCAE; translated from the coding sequence ATGAGTCGAATTCTTATTGCATTTTTACTGATATTCACCTACACAAATTCGCACGCTCAGATTAACGAGCTGGGTATTTTTTTAGGCGGAAGCAACTATGTAGGAGATGTGGGGCCAACGAGTTACATTGCGCCGAAAGACTTTAGTTTTGGTATTTTATACAAATGGAACCGAAGCAAAAGACATTCCTACAGGATTTCCTATACACAGGGAAAAATAAGCGCAAGTGATGCCGACTCGAAGGTTTCCGGAAGAAAGGACCGGGGTTACAGCTTTGAAAATTCTGTAAAAGAATTATCTTTAGCACTCGAATTCAACTTTTTTGATTTCGATTTACATGATTCCGGACCGATAACTACTCCTTATATTACCACGGGAGTGAGTTTATTCCGCTATGACGAATTGTATGTATTGAACGGCACCACGCGTACAGACGATTCCCGAAATGCTTTTGGTATTCCGATTATTGCGGGAATCAAAACAAGGCTGACGGATAGTTTTATCCTGGGATTTGAAGTAGGCGCCCGTTATACCTTTACAGACAATTTGGACGGAAGTAATCCCAAAAACGACCAGTTTAAACGATTACAATTCGGAAATCTAAACAGTAACGACTGGTATGTTTTTTCGGGAATAACCTTAACGTATACGTTTGGGCAAAACCCATGTTTTTGTGCAGAATAA
- a CDS encoding NAD kinase produces MKIAIYGYYYQKNTEEIIHKVFDVFKNYETEVVFEADFHTTLLEKGIIDKSYSTFSNHTQLDSSVAFFISIGGDGTMLRAATYVKNKNIPIVGINAGRLGFLANVQQDAIEHLLPLLFEGKYKISQRSLLSLECYPDECNIYDLNFALNEITVSRKDTTSMITIETCLNGEYLTSYWADGLIISTPTGSTGYSLSCGGPVITPEVKCIIITPIAPHNLNVRPLIISDDTEIKLKVSGREPQFLVSLDSGTKAIDNETEIHIKKAPFTINMVEFPEEGFLKTLRNKLLWGEDKRN; encoded by the coding sequence ATGAAAATAGCAATTTACGGTTATTACTACCAGAAAAACACCGAAGAGATTATCCATAAAGTATTCGATGTTTTTAAAAACTATGAAACAGAGGTGGTATTTGAAGCCGACTTTCATACGACACTATTGGAAAAAGGAATTATCGACAAATCGTATTCGACATTTTCCAATCATACCCAACTCGACAGTTCGGTTGCGTTTTTTATCAGCATTGGAGGCGACGGTACGATGTTGCGTGCGGCGACCTATGTTAAAAACAAAAACATCCCGATTGTTGGAATCAATGCCGGGCGATTGGGTTTTTTAGCCAATGTACAACAAGACGCCATCGAACATTTGCTACCGCTATTATTCGAAGGCAAGTATAAAATTTCGCAACGCTCCTTATTAAGCCTGGAGTGTTACCCGGACGAATGCAATATTTACGATCTGAATTTTGCATTGAACGAAATCACTGTTTCCCGAAAAGACACCACTTCGATGATTACCATTGAAACCTGTCTGAATGGCGAATACCTGACTTCCTACTGGGCGGACGGACTGATTATTTCCACACCAACCGGATCGACCGGCTATTCCTTAAGCTGTGGCGGTCCCGTGATCACTCCGGAAGTGAAATGTATTATCATCACGCCTATAGCGCCACACAACCTGAATGTTCGCCCGTTGATTATTTCCGACGATACCGAAATCAAACTTAAGGTTTCCGGAAGAGAGCCTCAGTTTCTGGTATCGCTGGATTCCGGAACCAAGGCAATCGACAATGAAACCGAGATCCATATTAAAAAAGCACCGTTTACCATCAACATGGTTGAATTTCCGGAGGAAGGCTTCCTAAAAACACTTCGCAACAAATTACTTTGGGGAGAAGACAAAAGAAATTAA
- a CDS encoding CBS domain-containing protein has protein sequence MTEISDYIIKEINPLCTDESIETAQDLFLEFPYSHFPIVENGIYIGCIGAHDVELLDHDMKIGDFRYTFERFFARKDTMWLDVLEVFAKNETNLVPVLDNDNNYLGYYEMDDIIRFFHETPFLREEGGILIVEKGAEEYSMSEISQIVETNNARILGMFISKAEMDRVQITVKISLGGLNEIIQTFRRYNYEIVSEHQEDAYLNNLKDRSDYLDKYLNI, from the coding sequence ATGACTGAAATTTCCGACTACATCATTAAGGAGATTAATCCGCTTTGCACCGACGAGAGTATCGAAACGGCACAAGACCTTTTTCTGGAATTTCCGTATAGTCATTTTCCGATAGTCGAAAATGGCATCTATATCGGATGTATCGGTGCGCACGATGTGGAATTACTGGATCACGATATGAAAATCGGTGATTTCCGGTATACCTTCGAACGTTTTTTTGCCCGAAAAGACACGATGTGGCTGGATGTTCTGGAAGTTTTTGCCAAAAACGAAACCAATCTGGTTCCGGTACTGGACAACGACAACAACTATCTGGGTTATTACGAAATGGACGACATCATCCGTTTTTTTCACGAAACCCCATTTTTACGGGAAGAAGGTGGCATCCTTATTGTCGAAAAAGGCGCAGAAGAATACAGCATGAGCGAAATCAGTCAGATCGTCGAAACCAACAATGCCCGGATATTAGGGATGTTTATTTCGAAAGCCGAAATGGACCGCGTTCAGATTACGGTCAAAATAAGCCTTGGCGGTTTAAACGAAATCATTCAAACCTTCCGCCGGTATAATTATGAGATCGTCTCCGAACATCAGGAAGACGCCTATCTGAACAACCTGAAGGATCGATCCGACTATCTGGACAAATATTTAAACATTTAA
- a CDS encoding pyridoxine 5'-phosphate synthase, producing the protein MTKLSVNINKIATLRNSRGGNVPNLLQVAIDIQKFGGQGITVHPRPDERHIRYQDARDLVAVVHTEYNIEGNPVKKFMDLVLETKPTQVTLVPDADDALTSNAGWDTIRNKDFLKEVIAEFKRNGIRTSIFVDPVLEMVAGAKETGTDRIELYTEAFAHEYGLGNYNGIEPYAAAAALANELDLGINAGHDLSLDNIKFFKENIPGLLEVSIGHALISESIYLGLENVVNMYLQRMK; encoded by the coding sequence ATGACAAAACTTTCGGTAAATATTAATAAAATAGCGACGTTGCGCAACTCACGAGGAGGGAATGTGCCTAACCTGTTACAGGTGGCCATAGATATTCAGAAGTTTGGAGGGCAGGGAATTACCGTTCATCCCCGACCAGATGAAAGACATATCCGTTATCAGGATGCAAGAGATTTGGTTGCGGTTGTGCATACCGAATATAATATTGAAGGAAATCCGGTAAAGAAATTTATGGATCTGGTTTTGGAAACCAAACCCACTCAGGTAACATTAGTGCCGGATGCGGATGATGCACTGACTTCAAATGCCGGATGGGACACCATCAGGAATAAAGATTTTTTAAAAGAGGTGATTGCGGAGTTTAAACGTAACGGAATCCGAACCTCCATTTTTGTCGATCCGGTATTGGAAATGGTGGCCGGCGCCAAAGAAACCGGAACCGACCGGATTGAATTGTATACCGAAGCGTTTGCACATGAATACGGTTTGGGAAATTATAACGGAATCGAACCATATGCGGCGGCGGCGGCTTTGGCTAACGAACTGGATCTGGGGATTAATGCCGGGCACGATCTGAGTTTGGATAACATCAAATTCTTTAAAGAAAATATACCGGGATTGTTGGAGGTTTCGATCGGACATGCGCTGATTTCGGAATCGATTTACCTTGGACTGGAGAATGTAGTGAATATGTATTTACAACGGATGAAATAA
- a CDS encoding alpha/beta fold hydrolase, translating into MSLYSRIEGAGKPLLIIHGFLGMSDNWKTLGTQFAAEGYEVHALDMRNHGKSFHSDAFSYQLMADDVFEYCQQHNLTHIDLLGHSMGGKVAMLVAVTYPELVDKLIVADIGPKQYAPHHQDILKGLSAVNFSQKPGRSEVEAIVETYIPDFGTRQFLLKNLYWKEPGQLAFRFNLDVFVRNQEVIGESLPYEGHFDKPVLFLKGENSGYIKSEDAELIEHHFPFSKIETIKNAGHWLHAENPGDFFTAVILFLKG; encoded by the coding sequence ATGAGTTTGTATTCAAGAATTGAAGGAGCCGGAAAACCATTGCTTATTATTCATGGTTTTTTGGGTATGTCGGACAACTGGAAGACATTGGGAACTCAGTTTGCTGCCGAAGGGTATGAAGTACATGCGCTGGACATGCGAAACCACGGGAAAAGTTTTCACTCGGATGCATTCAGTTATCAATTGATGGCCGATGATGTCTTTGAGTATTGTCAGCAACACAATCTGACGCATATTGATCTTTTAGGGCATTCCATGGGCGGTAAGGTAGCAATGTTAGTCGCTGTTACCTATCCGGAACTGGTGGATAAGCTTATTGTGGCCGACATCGGTCCGAAACAATATGCGCCGCATCATCAGGATATATTGAAAGGTTTGAGTGCGGTCAACTTTTCTCAAAAACCGGGTAGAAGTGAAGTGGAGGCTATTGTTGAAACTTATATTCCGGATTTCGGCACGCGACAGTTTTTGCTGAAAAACCTGTACTGGAAGGAACCCGGACAATTGGCATTCCGATTTAATCTGGATGTTTTTGTAAGAAATCAGGAAGTGATAGGGGAGTCATTGCCGTATGAAGGTCATTTTGATAAGCCCGTACTCTTTTTAAAAGGTGAAAATTCGGGTTACATCAAAAGTGAAGATGCCGAATTGATCGAACATCATTTTCCGTTTTCTAAAATTGAAACGATTAAAAACGCAGGTCACTGGTTGCATGCCGAAAATCCAGGCGATTTTTTTACAGCAGTAATTTTATTCTTAAAAGGATAA
- a CDS encoding outer membrane protein transport protein has protein sequence MRKLLSLTLLALASSSAFAGGYRVSLQGQKQLAMGHTGVAVVNSAEVLFFNPAGMSYLKDRFNISVGANILTAKTKFQNEMYNWNASTSNTGTPFNIYASYRITDWLSAGIAVYTPYGSEVAWNQDWQGAHLVNKIDLKSFYVQPTISLKVNEYFSVGGGPIYVNGSVEFNRNLFRGDNITDANGNRPDVTLDAKGISGWGYNVGFMFNPTNKMRLGVNYRSKIVMEARDGDATFHDVPAFLQQTLTNTKFNADLPLPAELTAGLSYQITDKFLVAFDINRAMWSAYKALVVEFANGAPTSNNPRNYKDATTYRVGAQYKANEKFTFRAGWYHDESPVQDGYFAPETPRNSSMGYTGGLTYQIGKRFGVDVSFLYLHFDEVNNSYDHYTEGANQNVSFGGTYKSSVFSPGLGVTYSF, from the coding sequence ATGAGAAAACTGCTATCTTTAACATTGTTAGCTCTGGCTTCTTCGAGTGCTTTTGCAGGCGGGTATCGTGTGAGTCTTCAAGGGCAGAAGCAATTGGCAATGGGACATACAGGAGTTGCTGTTGTAAATAGTGCAGAGGTATTGTTCTTTAATCCGGCAGGAATGTCCTACTTGAAAGATCGATTTAATATCTCTGTTGGTGCTAATATCCTTACAGCAAAAACAAAATTCCAGAATGAAATGTACAATTGGAATGCTTCTACCAGTAATACCGGAACGCCTTTCAATATTTATGCTTCCTACAGAATAACCGACTGGCTTTCTGCCGGAATCGCGGTGTATACACCATATGGTAGTGAAGTAGCCTGGAACCAGGATTGGCAGGGCGCTCATTTAGTGAATAAAATTGATTTGAAATCGTTTTATGTTCAGCCAACAATCTCCTTAAAAGTAAACGAATATTTCAGTGTGGGTGGTGGACCTATCTATGTGAACGGTTCGGTTGAATTCAACAGAAACCTGTTCCGTGGTGATAATATCACCGATGCCAACGGAAATCGTCCGGATGTAACCTTGGATGCAAAAGGAATTTCCGGATGGGGATATAACGTAGGTTTTATGTTTAACCCAACCAATAAAATGCGTTTAGGGGTAAACTACCGTTCTAAAATCGTTATGGAAGCCCGTGACGGAGATGCTACTTTCCACGATGTTCCGGCTTTCTTACAGCAAACGCTAACCAATACGAAATTTAATGCCGACTTGCCTTTGCCGGCGGAGTTAACAGCAGGTTTGTCGTACCAGATTACCGATAAGTTTTTGGTAGCATTTGATATCAACCGAGCGATGTGGAGTGCCTATAAAGCTTTGGTGGTTGAATTCGCAAATGGTGCGCCAACGTCTAACAATCCGAGAAATTATAAAGATGCCACTACCTACAGAGTAGGAGCACAATATAAAGCGAATGAGAAATTTACTTTCCGTGCCGGATGGTATCATGACGAAAGTCCGGTTCAGGATGGTTATTTCGCTCCGGAAACACCAAGAAACAGTTCTATGGGATATACCGGTGGTTTAACGTACCAGATCGGAAAACGTTTTGGAGTTGATGTGTCCTTCCTGTACCTGCATTTCGACGAAGTGAATAACAGTTATGATCACTATACTGAAGGAGCGAACCAAAATGTTAGTTTTGGTGGAACGTATAAATCATCAGTGTTTTCACCAGGTTTAGGGGTAACCTATAGCTTCTAA
- a CDS encoding G-D-S-L family lipolytic protein, whose translation MKNKFIYFAVLAALGLASCEPEFENEVSNASYSAGDADFSSYVAIGNSLTSGYMDGTVSRVGQQYSFPNILAHQFAVVGGGEFTQPSYAEDTGNLGGLLINGQPFPSAQANAFPTRLIINASVGGPQNIAGTSTINVSPSTLQATAYNNMGVPGAKTFHLTLQGYGNIANLATGTANPYFVRHAVTPNSTVIGDAMTKNPTFFTNWIGNNDVLGYATNGGSGSTSGTGSADITPSAVFSMAYGAIIDQLTSNGAKGVVATIPSVTAIPFFTTVPYNPITVALLADPQLDPTGQATLQQLNSQLYGPLKQALTAFGAGDRINLLSATGQNPLLIKDETLTNLSAQLTAAFTPTLGPTLAAQYGQIFGQARQTTNNDLVLLTTRTAIGTAPAGIPYPLNKYGVTYPLEDKHILIPSEKDAIAAATADFNNIIRAKAAAKNLAVADMNAIMNQLVSGLRVEDGQIYTANYFSTAGINTVLFSLDGVHPNARGYAVIANEVIKVINNYYHAKLPLVSAGTYPGATVLIEN comes from the coding sequence ATGAAAAATAAATTTATATACTTTGCTGTTTTGGCTGCATTGGGACTAGCATCCTGTGAGCCGGAATTTGAAAACGAGGTGAGCAATGCGAGTTACTCGGCAGGAGACGCTGATTTTAGTTCGTATGTAGCCATCGGAAACTCATTAACTTCGGGTTATATGGATGGTACGGTGTCTCGCGTGGGACAACAGTATTCCTTCCCGAACATCTTGGCACACCAGTTTGCAGTTGTAGGTGGTGGTGAATTTACACAGCCTTCTTATGCCGAAGATACCGGTAATCTGGGAGGTTTGTTGATCAATGGACAGCCTTTTCCAAGTGCACAGGCAAATGCGTTTCCAACACGATTGATTATTAATGCTTCAGTTGGTGGACCTCAAAATATTGCAGGAACCTCAACAATTAATGTAAGTCCATCTACATTACAAGCTACGGCTTATAACAATATGGGAGTACCGGGAGCAAAAACGTTCCATTTAACCTTACAGGGATATGGAAATATCGCCAATTTGGCAACCGGAACGGCAAACCCATACTTCGTGCGTCATGCCGTAACACCAAATTCTACCGTAATTGGGGATGCGATGACGAAAAATCCGACGTTCTTTACTAACTGGATTGGGAATAACGACGTATTAGGTTATGCAACCAATGGTGGATCAGGTTCTACTTCCGGAACCGGGTCGGCTGATATTACACCGTCTGCCGTGTTTTCGATGGCTTATGGAGCAATTATTGATCAGTTGACATCAAATGGTGCTAAAGGTGTTGTGGCTACGATTCCTTCGGTAACGGCGATTCCGTTCTTTACAACGGTTCCGTACAACCCGATTACAGTTGCTTTATTAGCGGATCCGCAACTTGACCCAACAGGTCAGGCAACACTTCAGCAGTTAAATTCTCAGTTGTATGGTCCACTTAAACAGGCTTTAACGGCTTTTGGTGCAGGTGATCGTATCAACTTGCTTTCGGCAACAGGTCAGAATCCATTGTTGATTAAAGATGAGACCTTAACGAATCTTTCGGCGCAGTTAACGGCAGCATTTACACCAACATTAGGTCCAACATTGGCAGCGCAATACGGACAGATCTTCGGACAAGCGAGACAAACAACCAATAACGACTTGGTGTTGTTGACTACCAGAACAGCTATCGGAACAGCTCCGGCTGGAATCCCATATCCATTGAATAAATATGGAGTTACCTATCCGCTAGAAGATAAACACATTTTGATTCCGTCTGAAAAAGATGCGATTGCGGCAGCAACTGCCGATTTTAACAATATCATCCGCGCAAAAGCTGCTGCTAAAAACCTGGCTGTTGCCGATATGAATGCAATCATGAACCAATTGGTAAGTGGATTGCGAGTAGAAGACGGTCAGATTTATACGGCGAACTATTTTAGTACGGCTGGTATTAATACTGTATTGTTCTCTTTAGACGGGGTACACCCGAACGCCAGAGGATATGCCGTTATCGCGAATGAAGTGATCAAAGTGATCAATAATTACTACCATGCAAAATTACCATTGGTAAGCGCCGGAACCTATCCGGGAGCGACTGTTTTGATTGAAAATTAA
- a CDS encoding phage holin family protein, producing MNLLVRLLLTTILVVVLAKFLPGVSVDSIKTALIVAVVLALLNTFLKPILVFFTLPVTVITLGLFLLVINAVMILICDYLIDGFEVKSFVSALLFSVVLSVCQWLLNLFVKD from the coding sequence ATGAATTTACTTGTTAGACTCCTTCTTACAACCATCCTTGTGGTGGTGTTGGCTAAATTTTTACCGGGTGTTTCGGTAGATAGCATCAAAACGGCACTTATCGTTGCGGTGGTTCTGGCCTTACTCAATACGTTTTTAAAACCGATACTGGTGTTTTTTACGCTGCCGGTAACGGTGATAACGCTGGGATTGTTCCTGTTGGTGATCAACGCGGTAATGATTTTAATCTGTGATTATCTGATCGATGGCTTCGAAGTCAAATCGTTTGTAAGTGCCTTACTTTTTAGTGTTGTCCTTTCCGTTTGTCAGTGGTTACTGAATCTTTTTGTGAAAGACTAA